In Castanea sativa cultivar Marrone di Chiusa Pesio chromosome 6, ASM4071231v1, a single window of DNA contains:
- the LOC142639571 gene encoding uncharacterized protein LOC142639571 produces the protein MKSCLDLPALWALNCVPIIGMLWSFRSYYAWEVLSAKVPSEEKRRECWKAFYQGAAFPTLARFLLLGAVYGTYEAIRFKVPGLMKIRYIGQTTLGSAAIFGLFLGAGSLIHCGKSY, from the exons ATGAAAAGTTGCTTGGACCTGCCTGCCTTATGGGCCCTTAATTGCGTGCCTATAATTGGCATGTTATGGAGTTTTAGGAGCTATTATGCATGGGAA GTCCTTAGTGCTAAGGTCCCTTCAGAAGAAAAGAGGAGGGAGTGCTGGAAAGCGTTCTATCAAGGAGCTGCATTTCCGACATTGGCTCGGTTTCTTTTACTTG GTGCAGTGTATGGGACATATGAGGCTATTAGGTTTAAG GTACCAGGACTAATGAAGATCAGGTACATTGGACAAACTACACTTGGCAGTGCTGCTATTTTTGGCCTTTTCTTGGGTGCTGGTAGTCTGATACATTGCGGGAAGTCTTATTAA